One window from the genome of Sulfodiicoccus acidiphilus encodes:
- a CDS encoding winged helix-turn-helix transcriptional regulator: MDAVDKRILFMLLRDGRASQRSIATALRLSPPAVNYRIRKLIDDNIIKKFTLYVNPNLMGQYHGFIAFKNYTDYDGEVVSTFKCLEWLNVYEVAANTVEDLEAKFKTMTEKLGTPVMTYVPEQDLKPTSTFTQKILSIMKPDPLLKVSDIAKEMGVSAKTVNRHISFLKEKGMIKVLPVLDVSKSDSVVFSMFSRDDQTLDRLFTKYTFFKVMGNGHSIHFMFVESMDQARNVVSKARTFDREADVMVIYDYTINS; encoded by the coding sequence GTGGATGCGGTAGATAAAAGAATTCTCTTCATGCTTCTCAGGGACGGAAGGGCCTCCCAGCGCTCCATAGCTACGGCTTTAAGACTTTCCCCACCTGCCGTGAATTACAGGATAAGGAAGTTGATTGACGATAACATAATAAAGAAATTCACCCTCTACGTTAACCCCAACTTAATGGGCCAGTACCACGGCTTCATAGCATTCAAGAACTACACTGACTACGACGGAGAGGTAGTTTCTACCTTCAAATGCCTAGAGTGGCTTAACGTTTACGAGGTAGCCGCTAACACTGTGGAAGACCTCGAAGCGAAGTTCAAAACTATGACGGAGAAACTCGGGACTCCCGTAATGACTTACGTTCCAGAACAGGACCTCAAACCAACCTCGACCTTCACTCAGAAGATCCTAAGCATAATGAAGCCAGATCCTCTTTTAAAAGTCTCAGACATAGCGAAGGAAATGGGAGTCTCGGCCAAGACTGTCAACAGGCACATCTCTTTCTTGAAGGAGAAAGGGATGATAAAGGTGCTCCCGGTGCTGGACGTCTCCAAGAGCGACTCCGTGGTGTTCTCCATGTTCAGCAGGGACGACCAAACCCTAGATAGGTTGTTCACGAAATACACATTCTTCAAGGTCATGGGGAACGGTCATAGCATCCACTTCATGTTTGTAGAAAGCATGGACCAGGCCAGAAACGTTGTGTCGAAGGCGAGGACTTTCGACAGGGAGGCAGACGTCATGGTGATATACGACTACACAATAAATTCATGA
- a CDS encoding lactate utilization protein B, which translates to MRGDRVTWIYAVERAVKNNVPKVEAILKEHPYLLDLAMKVREGKTEVLRNLDRYVEETIKSVEKSGGRAHLVSNAEEAKEIVSKIVGTGKTIVLGKSMVAYEAGLRKHLEAMGNDVWETDLGEFLIQLADEPPSHIIAPSLHMTKERAEEVMRKIDNELNNSTHEKIAMTARKFLRDKFIKAHVGITGANAVAADTGSVILVENEGNIRMTTVLPEVHIAVAGLEKILPNLQLALYEALVQAAFGGLYPPSYVNVSSGPSSTADIEMKRVSPAHGPREFHLVLLDNGRREAAKDPVLWESLLCVRCGRCHLHCPVYRVFGGKWGVPPYSGPMGAMWSAVVYRDFGPAQLCVHSGGCREVCPMKIDIPKVLEELKKRGLKQ; encoded by the coding sequence ATATACGCAGTGGAGAGGGCTGTGAAGAACAACGTTCCAAAGGTGGAGGCGATCCTCAAGGAACACCCCTATCTCCTGGACTTGGCCATGAAAGTGAGGGAGGGTAAGACCGAAGTCCTTCGCAACCTAGATCGCTACGTAGAGGAGACAATTAAGTCTGTTGAAAAGAGTGGAGGGAGGGCCCACCTGGTCAGTAACGCTGAGGAAGCCAAGGAGATAGTATCTAAGATAGTTGGGACTGGAAAGACGATAGTCCTAGGGAAGTCGATGGTGGCATACGAGGCTGGGTTGAGGAAACATCTTGAAGCAATGGGGAACGACGTCTGGGAGACCGACCTTGGGGAGTTCCTTATTCAGCTCGCCGACGAACCACCTTCTCACATAATCGCTCCCTCTCTACACATGACCAAGGAGAGGGCCGAGGAAGTTATGAGGAAGATCGACAACGAGTTAAACAACTCCACCCACGAGAAAATAGCGATGACTGCCAGGAAGTTCCTCAGGGATAAGTTCATCAAAGCCCACGTAGGGATAACTGGGGCCAACGCGGTCGCAGCCGATACGGGCTCTGTAATCTTAGTGGAAAACGAGGGTAACATAAGAATGACGACAGTCCTACCAGAGGTGCACATAGCTGTGGCTGGGCTCGAGAAGATACTACCCAATCTCCAACTAGCTCTCTACGAGGCGTTGGTGCAGGCGGCCTTCGGAGGACTTTACCCTCCTAGCTACGTGAACGTGTCCTCTGGTCCTAGCTCGACTGCTGACATAGAGATGAAGAGGGTAAGTCCGGCTCACGGACCCAGGGAGTTCCACCTGGTGCTCTTAGACAACGGAAGGAGGGAAGCTGCGAAAGACCCAGTACTGTGGGAGTCCCTACTTTGCGTGAGGTGCGGTAGGTGTCACCTCCATTGTCCAGTTTACAGGGTATTTGGTGGAAAGTGGGGAGTTCCACCTTATTCTGGCCCAATGGGGGCCATGTGGTCGGCCGTGGTCTACAGGGACTTTGGACCCGCTCAGTTGTGCGTCCACTCTGGGGGATGCAGAGAGGTATGTCCAATGAAGATAGACATACCTAAGGTTCTTGAGGAACTGAAGAAGAGAGGTCTAAAGCAGTGA